In the genome of Lactuca sativa cultivar Salinas chromosome 3, Lsat_Salinas_v11, whole genome shotgun sequence, the window ACAAAGTTGTTGAAGTTGAGTGAGTTGTACAAGAAAAATTGATGATCCAAAGAGGATGCAACTTGATGGTAAACTTGATATATATTATCCCTCTTTACATAAAGATGATTGCTTCACTAGTTTGAAGGGAATTTCAACATTTCTTGTTTGATGGTGGAAATGGGGAAACATCCTTCTTATCATATGGTTTATAGGTTGTTAAAGTTAGTTTTGGTTTTACCCATCATGACTACAACAGCCAAAAGATATTTTTTTGGAATAAAGCTTTTGAAGATAGACTTGCGTAACAACATATATGATGGACTTGAGAAAGAAGCCCTTGTGAAAGTTAAGATCGAAGATATAATGCATCaatttcaaaaaaatatgtaCGCTTAGATGTCAAATTTAAACGTAAGTTCTAGAACTACTAGTTTATTATTTTAATGCACTCGTACTTTTAAATTTGTTTGTGTCATTATATCTTATCGGAAAAAAAAAATGGTGTCAATAATACTGTGTGTCTGACCCCTGGATAAATTTATGGTGAATTATAATTTTACTTAATCGGCCATTAACCGTCTTAATGGCTTTATGATAGATAATCTATAGAAAGAAGAGGTTGATGTGAAATGGTGAGATCTAAAATTGTCACTGTGATGACTAACGTGGAAGCTCATTTATTTATGTCCTAAAATTCCTTGAACCTGATAGAAGGTTTGTGTGATGTCCTAATCTCAAGGTTTGTGCTAAAATATACCTAAGTAGGAAATGTAATTGTTCATTTTTTTTCACTTTCAACTGTGCAAGAGGAAAGATTGTAAATATTTAAGATGGATGAACGAGGAAGTAAGTCGACAAAGCTACAAAGATGGTAAATATATGCGTCATTCAATCCAAAAACATGAGATAAATGATACATGAAATTCCTTTAATTGTAGAGAGTACAACAAATGCAGTGGTGTATAGAGATGacattatattataaattattatAACAAGGTGGGATACTTGGCATCAAGGAAGTCCCTAAGAATCTTGGCAGATTTCTGGCCTCCCATTAATTCAGCAAGTCTCTCCATTGGAAGGAGTGCCAGATCCGCCAAGCTGCTGCACCCGTCCATTATTGTCCTGTAGTTAGCATCCGTCACCCCTGGTAGCCGCCTTAGAAACTCAACCGCGGATGTATTGTAATTCTCAGCCCTGCAACCCAAAACTAGCATTATTACTGCGTACTGTGTACTGTGTGAAAAATAAGCGCATACCGAATGTCATCTTCCACAACACCTTCTTCTGAAGGTACACCGACTCTAGTTGCCTTGGCTTCATCGGGTTCATCTTGATTTGCCTTAAGAGAAGCAAAAATTTCTGCAGTTGCATGCAAGCTACGAGACCACACAATCCGCAAACGAGGAAAATGTAGAACAAGTAAAGATAGCTTTGATATTATGTTATGAGGCGTCACATCATCCGTAATCTCACTTGTTGACTGCAACCAacatttttatcattttattatattaaaaaaaatgtataattttCATAAGTGAATTTACCTGAAATGAGAAGCTTTTGTCTTGTGAAAACTCGATTAAAAGAACGGGGATTTGGTAATAACGGACCATCATTTCAACTTGGTGGTAAAGGCGACCCGATGcaaaactaccgaaaagatcttGAATGCTTTTTCTCTCGACACAAATCAATGGTGATAAAATGTAATCTCCAACTTCTAGAGTCACTGGTATTATATGCATGCCTTTCTGATGAAGTACATTTGGAAGGCTGCTCATGAACTCCCTCATATCCACTATCACCTGTAATGGACAATGACAATGTAAGGCCATAACCAACATTTCACTTTTCCAAACTTAAAAATGGTGTAACAAGATTGCATACTTGCATCTCTTTCACAGCTTCCTTCTGTCCACCTGCCTTCCTAGTTACCATATTTTGTTTTGATGGAGATTCTGTCTCCGTGGTGGTATTCTGACCAAGTCCATGAGCCACCTGATCATACATTTCACAAGTCAGCAAACTTTTTTTATTGCCTATCAATAAATAGCATTGTAACTTACAATATTGAAAATTGTTTTGTATTTGGAATTTTGGATGACATTTGGGTACATTATGTTGctgtttcttgcatttaacccctAACATAAGTATGAGAACAAAGATCAAAAATTATGAAAGATTGAACCTGATCAACTGGCAACATCATCATGGATTTCTGTCTAATCAGGGATTCAAATGCTCCATTTTCACGGCGTATACTGGCCTCAAACTTCTGCACTTCTGTAGAATcttcataaaataaaaaataaactttcACCTTCTTTAATGGATTTTCGGCtttatatatttcaatttctCGCACAAAAGCAATGTCAGGATGATAAACAACAATAGCAGAAGGCTTCAAAATGTCAAGAACTTGCTGACCACTTTCATACGCATAAAAGTGAACAGAAGGAATCTTTTTTAGATTGTCTGGTTTCTCAACATCAACCCCTTCAACATGCTTCTTCAAAACTGGGATTGAGGGCTCACATTCTTTAACTGATGATGTCTCAAGTTTACTTTTATCATCTTTCTTTAAGGGAACATTTTTTGAGGGCTGTTTTTTCTTGCCTTTTGAGTTCCCTTTGCCTCGCCCTTTATGGACCACATTACTTTGAGGATCATCTACTACGTCAATAACTTTTTGGACTCTTTTACTTATTTCGGTTGCTGCTGCTAAAAGGGCATTTTGTTCTTGTGTTGCTATGCTACTGCTTTCTACTCCCTTTGTGGGTGTCAAAGGAACTGCTCCATCAAGTACTCCAAAACCTTTAGGGTTTTGGGGTTTCTTCTTATTGCGCTTTGGTAAGGCTTGCAATTGTACTTTACTAACCAAATACTTCTCCCACTCTCCACGCATGACCTTTATAAGAAACAAGTGAGAAGAGTTGCTTAATctcaaattaaatattaaaaacacttaatTCAATGATGAGGACACTTTGGTGTTGTTTTCTTGATCCGGTAAGCTATGTTTGAGtgtttctttttaatttaatacaGAAAGAACGACTTAACAGAGAAAGatggtgaaaagaggaaaaccTTATTAGGGTTGCTTGTGATACACTCCTCAAGTTGCACACACGAGTGTTCGTCTTTACATGCAACCAAAACCATGCCATTATTATCTTGATTAATTTCAACAACACATTCATCATTTGATGTGGCTTGCTTTTCCCTTTCGGCTTCTATTTCTTCAAGAATCTCCTGCAAGAAAAAAGGTGAAAATGAGATTAAGCAATTAGAACTATCACAATGGGAGAAAAAAAGTACAAGTTCAAGGGGAAATTGTTCTTAGTAATAACTAATAACTAATAAATCCACATGTAGAGACCTCAAAActtgaattatatatatttattgcaCAAGTTTAAATTGATGTCTGCAAAATATTATTCACAACAAAAAGTTGAACTCACTCACTCACACGCAACACCTTCCACTTTGGTGCCTCCTCCAAGACTTCCTCCAAAACTACACTACTACTGCCATTTGTCACCGGAGAATCTATAAATTCACACAAAGAAATAGGTCATATAGGCTAGAAAGTAGTAAGTGACatgaatgtttaaaaagaattAACAGAATTGTGGCCAATTCTGGAGTGGTAAGGCTTCAAATTAGAAAACATTATCACACATAAACATTTCAAGTTACAGGAAACATCGGAAAGTGATTGGAAAGTTCACATGCAAGATTGTCACCTTCTTTATCATTGCTGCTATCATCCAACTTCCTCTTTTTGGACTTCACATTCTTGGCTGAGGTGGTCAAATCTTCACCCTTTGACCTACTAAAGTGATAAACCCGTCTTTTCGCATATTCAAAGATCTTATAACTGGATTCTGCAAAGATCCATACAGAACGAAAACTCTCTGATGCTCTCAATGAATCTAAATACTTTAAATAAGTCACTGCATCATACCTGAATCAAAATAGAAACATCAGAAAGTCAGATTTTAACAACATAACTTATCATTGTAAATGGCTAAATGCACTGAGAACTTACTGATTATCAGTCTCTATTATTCATAAGACAGATGCTACAGTACACATTGAAACCAATAAAAGCCAAACATGTATATGTTTTGAGTAATACCTAACAAGA includes:
- the LOC111907385 gene encoding DNA repair endonuclease UVH1 isoform X2, whose translation is MVQFHEHIIADLLEEPTAGGGLVVISSGLALHKLIAGFLHLHDTSEGTLLILSASPSQKHSILTSLNPNPNNEITNSPSEITSDLPSHHRLSLYSSGNAFFITSRILIVDLLTRRLPTSAVAGIILLNAHSLSETCTEAFIVRILRSSNKNLYVRAFSDKPHAMVSGFAKAERTLKCLFLRKLHLWPRFQVYVSEELERDPPEVVDIRVPMSAYMVGIQKAVIEVMDACLKEMRKTNKVDVEDLTVENGLFKSFDEIVRRQLDPIWHTLGKKTKQLVSDLKTLRKLLDYLVRYDAVTYLKYLDSLRASESFRSVWIFAESSYKIFEYAKRRVYHFSRSKGEDLTTSAKNVKSKKRKLDDSSNDKEDSPVTNGSSSVVLEEVLEEAPKWKVLREILEEIEAEREKQATSNDECVVEINQDNNGMVLVACKDEHSCVQLEECITSNPNKVMRGEWEKYLVSKVQLQALPKRNKKKPQNPKGFGVLDGAVPLTPTKGVESSSIATQEQNALLAAATEISKRVQKVIDVVDDPQSNVVHKGRGKGNSKGKKKQPSKNVPLKKDDKSKLETSSVKECEPSIPVLKKHVEGVDVEKPDNLKKIPSVHFYAYESGQQVLDILKPSAIVVYHPDIAFVREIEIYKAENPLKKVKVYFLFYEDSTEVQKFEASIRRENGAFESLIRQKSMMMLPVDQVQSFIIFDPTTETESPSKQNMVTRKAGGQKEAVKEMQVIVDMREFMSSLPNVLHQKGMHIIPVTLEVGDYILSPLICVERKSIQDLFGSFASGRLYHQVEMMVRYYQIPVLLIEFSQDKSFSFQSTSEITDDVTPHNIISKLSLLVLHFPRLRIVWSRSLHATAEIFASLKANQDEPDEAKATRVGVPSEEGVVEDDIRAENYNTSAVEFLRRLPGVTDANYRTIMDGCSSLADLALLPMERLAELMGGQKSAKILRDFLDAKYPTLL
- the LOC111907385 gene encoding DNA repair endonuclease UVH1 isoform X1, with product MVQFHEHIIADLLEEPTAGGGLVVISSGLALHKLIAGFLHLHDTSEGTLLILSASPSQKHSILTSLNPNPNNEITNSPSEITSDLPSHHRLSLYSSGNAFFITSRILIVDLLTRRLPTSAVAGIILLNAHSLSETCTEAFIVRILRSSNKNLYVRAFSDKPHAMVSGFAKAERTLKCLFLRKLHLWPRFQVYVSEELERDPPEVVDIRVPMSAYMVGIQKAVIEVMDACLKEMRKTNKVDVEDLTVENGLFKSFDEIVRRQLDPIWHTLGKKTKQLVSDLKTLRKLLDYLVRYDAVTYLKYLDSLRASESFRSVWIFAESSYKIFEYAKRRVYHFSRSKGEDLTTSAKNVKSKKRKLDDSSNDKEDSPVTNGSSSVVLEEVLEEAPKWKVLREILEEIEAEREKQATSNDECVVEINQDNNGMVLVACKDEHSCVQLEECITSNPNKVMRGEWEKYLVSKVQLQALPKRNKKKPQNPKGFGVLDGAVPLTPTKGVESSSIATQEQNALLAAATEISKRVQKVIDVVDDPQSNVVHKGRGKGNSKGKKKQPSKNVPLKKDDKSKLETSSVKECEPSIPVLKKHVEGVDVEKPDNLKKIPSVHFYAYESGQQVLDILKPSAIVVYHPDIAFVREIEIYKAENPLKKVKVYFLFYEDSTEVQKFEASIRRENGAFESLIRQKSMMMLPVDQVAHGLGQNTTTETESPSKQNMVTRKAGGQKEAVKEMQVIVDMREFMSSLPNVLHQKGMHIIPVTLEVGDYILSPLICVERKSIQDLFGSFASGRLYHQVEMMVRYYQIPVLLIEFSQDKSFSFQSTSEITDDVTPHNIISKLSLLVLHFPRLRIVWSRSLHATAEIFASLKANQDEPDEAKATRVGVPSEEGVVEDDIRAENYNTSAVEFLRRLPGVTDANYRTIMDGCSSLADLALLPMERLAELMGGQKSAKILRDFLDAKYPTLL